Proteins encoded in a region of the Anopheles ziemanni chromosome 2, idAnoZiCoDA_A2_x.2, whole genome shotgun sequence genome:
- the LOC131281425 gene encoding coiled-coil domain-containing protein 170 produces the protein MSGKGDDDSGNSDKDWEIFDILCGEKNMPKHHTPHSPVHHHHHPPPSCNDHLAHSIDLATTLRSELAASTYKRDRLMAELSDVKSSLCAKESECESLRAQSARQTSLISSLQQRLAATEQREKALHSRSETVVHTLNRDKNHLEEKIKELGGKIHRLQCELTKEEGLRDQARCQLQDLIRRLCLVLGIDVCDGTHLTPDCVLSKTGETVSEVQRLRAKLAGTCENLSSTESELISTKTTASAEKTRLHAQIEGLQSLSQGLEGRCRQAERDLQVTRDRLAECEVNGDKLREELRGFESRCCRIQNSYDRLQTERLQFLRTIATIVGVNEPCENNIRDKIRDLTNHNQALHDQVAQLRDQHHQEVAKHREHQESSACRLKGEEQHRMNLEDRLEKACHELQHFRAEHTTLSDYLLRLARALCWSECTEPPAPGSDTTILSETLLERAERLATHHEHHLHGSCDKSCWESINHHHHHAHTHSHSASKLRRERSCTDLPLKESSTLYHMQRKVRVLKEQIQRRDLHLELLRRKIALLEDNARGKATLQTERDEAMHKARKNSKQAERTTHQLAEVKSQLAEVKMQLNEASEYKITALERARKCDELQSRLCELETERERLVGQLAAYKSRARSAVETSHDRRVRDEHAMTHLRDELSRIKSQLADTNHRLSQLQVFRSSVAKLLHVSDCSDSEILQKLQSVCSNHSHHHHHRHSHSASNLSRRYDSSSPLAGDLHTTFRYDDFTAGGGGGGSQSLACRPLSSSPVHNRRYIDSGFNDHDHHYDDEFDYHKKY, from the exons ATGTCCGGCAAAGGCGACGATGATTCGGGAAATAGTGATAAAGATTGGGAAATATTCGACATTCTCTGCGGCGAAAAG aacatGCCAAAACATCACACACCACACTCCCCGgtacaccatcaccatcat CCACCACCGTCCTGCAATGATCACCTGGCACACTCGATCGACCTGGCCACGACGCTCCGGAGCGAGCTGGCCGCTTCGACGTACAAGCGGGACCGTCTTATGGCCGAGCTGTCCGACGTCAAGAGCTCGCTGTGTGCGAAGGAGAGCGAATGCGAGTCGCTACGGGCCCAAAGTGCCCGCCAGACGTCACTCATCAGTTCGCTGCAGCAGAGGTTGGCCGCGACCGAGCAGCGGGAGAAGGCACTCCACAGCCGGTCGGAAACGGTGGTCCATACGCTGAACCGCGATAAGAACCACCTGGAGGAGAAGATTAAGGAGTTGGGCGGGAAGATCCACCGGTTGCAGTGCGAGCTGACGAAGGAGGAAGGCTTGCGGGATCAGGCACGCTGTCAGCTGCAGGATCTCATCCGGAGGCTGTGCCTGGTGCTCGGGATCGATGTGTGCGATGGAACGCACCTCACGCCCGACTGTGTGCTCTCGAAGACGGGCGAAACGGTCTCGGAGGTGCAGCGGTTGCGGGCGAAGCTGGCCGGCACGTGCGAGAACCTGTCGTCGACGGAATCGGAACTGATCAGCACAAAGACGACCGCTTCGGCCGAGAAGACCCGGTTGCATGCGCAGATCGAGGGGTTGCAGTCGCTTTCGCAAGGATTGGAGGGACGCTGCAGGCAAGCGGAACGGGATCTGCAGGTGACCCGCGACCGTCTGGCAGAGTGTGAGGTTAACGGGGACAAACTGAGAG AGGAACTTCGAGGGTTTGAATCACGATGCTGTAGAATACAGAACAGCTACGACCGACTGCAGACCGAGCGTTTGCAGTTCCTGCGCACGATCGCCACGATCGTCGGCGTGAACGAGCCGTGCGAGAATAACATAAGAGACAAAATAAGGGACCTGACCAACCACAACCAGGCGTTACATGAC CAAGTCGCACAACTTCGTGATCAACACCACCAGGAAGTCGCTAAACATCGGGAGCATCAGGAAAGCAGTGCCTGTCGGTTGAAGGGTGAAGAGCAGCACCGGATGAACCTTGAGGACCGCCTCGAGAAGGCATGCCACGAGCTGCAACATTTCCGCGCTGAACATACAACG CTCAGCGACTATCTTCTCCGTTTGGCGCGGGCTCTCTGTTGGAGCGAATGTACGGAACCGCCAGCCCCGGGAAGCGATACGACGATCCTGTCCGAAACGCTTCTCGAACGAGCGGAACGTTTAGCCACGCATCATGAGCATCACCTGCATGGATCTTGCGATAAG AGCTGTTGGGAGTCCAtcaatcaccatcaccatcacgcacacacgcacagccATTCGGCGAGCAAGCTGCGGCGCGAACGGTCCTGTACAGATTTGCCTCTGAAGGAA AGCTCCACCCTGTACCATATGCAGCGTAAGGTGCGCGTCCTCAAGGAGCAGATACAGCGACGCGATCTGCATCTGGAGCTGCTGCGGCGCAAGATTGCACTGCTGGAGGATAACGCTAGGGGGAAGGCCACGCTACAA ACCGAACGGGATGAGGCGATGCATAAGGCGCGTAAGAACTCCAAGCAAGCCGAACGCACCACCCATCAGCTGGCCGAGGTGAAGTCCCAGCTGGCGGAGGTGAAGATGCAGCTGAACGAGGCCTCCGAGTATAAGATCACAGCCCTCGAGCGTGCCCGCAAGTGCGACGAGCTGCAGTCGCGCCTTTGCGAGCTCGAGACGGAACGGGAACGGCTGGTGGGACAGCTGGCCGCCTACAAGTCTCGCGCACGGTCCGCCGTGGAGACGTCACACGATCGTCGGGTGCGGGATGAGCATGCCATGACG CATCTTCGGGATGAACTGTCACGCATCAAATCGCAGCTGGCAGACACCAACCACCGTTTATCGCAGCTGCAAGTGTTCCGCTCGTCGGTCGCCAAACTGCTGCATGTGTCCGACTGCTCGGACTCGGAGATCCTGCAGAAGTTGCAGTCCGTGTGTAGCAACCACtcgcatcaccatcaccaccggcATTCCCACAGTGCGTCGAACCTTTCCCGGCGGTACGATTCTTCCTCGCCACTGGCTGGCGATCTGCACACGACGTTCCGGTACGACGACTTTACGgcgggtggtggcggtggcgggtcGCAGTCACTCGCCTGCCGACCGCTCAGCTCCAGCCCGGTGCACAATCGCCGATACATCGACTCCGGGTTCAACGATCACGACCACCACTACGATGATGAGTTTGATTATCACAAAAAATACTAA